One window of Quercus robur chromosome 5, dhQueRobu3.1, whole genome shotgun sequence genomic DNA carries:
- the LOC126724715 gene encoding probable F-box protein At4g22030, which translates to MTQCYSSVSNTINKTQYASQSSFKTFSFYNTNTQDPKIFFLQHKYTITKEKKKPLNQMASAFLLPSASSSSCCSRKIHAAIQVPKLPKLSFSVPKIPKRNLGEELNIRDGFINTTPVEKFNVIDDRSHSSSSNVTTQLYAIIEAVADRVEMHANIGEQRDNWNTLLLNSINMIILTAATMAGVAATGGIGMPLLALKLSSTLLYSAATGMLLIINKIQPSQLAEEQRNATRLFKQLQSQIQTMLAIGTPTQEDVKEVMEKVLALDKAYPLPLLGAMLEKFPAKFEPAVWWPKNQVLQKKNFSHEGKQCNNGWSEELEMEMREIIKVVERKDIEDYVRLGNLALKINKTLAISGPLLTGIAAFGSAFIGNGSWAPIVAVAAGALASTVNAFEHGGQVGMVIEMYRNCGGFFQLLQESIEATLEEKDLEKRENGELFEMKVAMKLGRSLSKLRELARKSASSRVDEFASKLF; encoded by the coding sequence CTTTCTGCAACACAAATACACAATaaccaaagagaaaaaaaaacctctcaaTCAAATGGCTTCAGCTTTCCTTTTACCTTctgcatcttcttcttcttgttgttcAAGGAAAATCCATGCTGCTATTCAAGTCCCAAAACTTCCAAAACTCTCTTTCTCAGTTCCAAAAATACCAAAGAGAAATCTAGGTGAGGAACTGAATATAAGAGACGGGTTCATAAACACAACCCCAGTTGAAAAGTTCAATGTCATCGATGATAGATCACACAGCTCTAGTTCTAATGTTACCACTCAACTCTATGCCATCATAGAGGCCGTAGCTGATAGAGTAGAGATGCACGCCAACATTGGAGAGCAACGTGACAACTGGAACACCCTTCTTCTAAACTCCATCAACATGATAATTCTCACAGCTGCAACAATGGCTGGTGTTGCTGCAACTGGTGGCATTGGAATGCCTCTTTTGGCTTTGAAATTATCGTCTACTCTTTTGTATTCCGCAGCCACGGGAATGTTGCTTATAATTAACAAAATCCAACCTTCACAACTTGCCGAGGAGCAACGCAATGCTACAAGATTGTTCAAGCAGTTACAAAGCCAAATCCAAACCATGCTCGCCATTGGAACTCCAACTCAAGAAGATGTGAAGGAGGTGATGGAAAAGGTTTTGGCTCTTGACAAAGCTTACCCACTTCCCTTACTTGGTGCAATGCTTGAAAAATTCCCGGCAAAGTTTGAGCCAGCTGTTTGGTGGCCTAAAAATCAAGtactacaaaagaaaaacttttcacATGAAGGAAAACAATGTAACAATGGATGGAGTGAGGAACTTGAAATGGAAATGCGAGAGATCATTAAGGTGGTGGAGAGAAAAGACATAGAGGACTACGTAAGACTGGGCAACTTGGCGTTGAAAATCAACAAGACTTTAGCTATCTCAGGTCCATTACTCACGGGCATAGCAGCCTTTGGCTCAGCTTTCATTGGTAATGGATCATGGGCACCAATAGTAGCAGTGGCTGCTGGGGCTTTAGCTAGCACAGTTAATGCTTTTGAGCATGGTGGACAAGTTGGGATGGTGATTGAGATGTATAGAAACTGTGGTGGCTTTTTCCAGCTATTGCAAGAATCAATTGAAGCCACACTAGAGGAAAAAGATttggagaaaagagaaaatgggGAACTGTTTGAAATGAAGGTGGCTATGAAACTTGGAAGAAGCTTATCAAAACTCAGAGAACTTGCTAGAAAGTCAGCTTCTTCCCGTGTAGACGAATTTGCAAGCAAGCTTTTCTAG